A region from the Brassica napus cultivar Da-Ae chromosome C8, Da-Ae, whole genome shotgun sequence genome encodes:
- the LOC106416095 gene encoding ADP,ATP carrier protein 3, mitochondrial isoform X3 — protein sequence MNEPRHPSVFQKVHGQTSLISTLSPSVQPRNHSVSGAYVNGGLQSLLQPTSHDTSLIPRGSLPVLAQAPTEKTSTGFLIDFLMGGVSAAVSKTAAAPIERVKLLIQNQDEMIRAGRLSEPYKGITDCFTRTVKDEGVLALWRGNTANVLRYFPTQALNFAFKDYFKRLFNFKKDKDGYWKWFAGNLASGGAAGASSLLFVYSLDYARTRLANDAKAAKKGGQRQFNGIVDVYKKTIASDGVVGLYRGFNISCVGIIVYRGLYFGLYDSLKPVVLVDGLEDNFLASFLLGWGITIGAGLASYPIDTVRRRMMMTSGEAVKYTSSLQAFNQIVKKEGAKSLFKGAGANILRAVAGAGVLAGYDKLQLLVFGKKYGSGSG from the exons ATGAATGAACCAAGGCATCCATCGGTGTTTCAGAAGGTTCATGGACAAACCTCCTTGATTAGTACACTATCTCCAAGTGTGCAACCTCGTAATCACAGCGTCTCTGGAGCTTATGTCAATGGAGGTTTGCAGAGTCTACTGCAGCCAACTAGTCATGACACTTCTCTTATACCACGTGGCTCACTTCCCGTACTTGCTCAAGCTCCTACCGAGAAAACTAGCACTGGCTTCTTGATTGATTTTCTCATGGGAGGAGTCTCAGCTGCCGTTTCAAAGACTGCAGCCGCTCCTATCGAGCGTGTTAAGCTCTTGATTCAGAACCAAGATGAAATGATCAGAGCCGGGCGtctctctgaaccatacaaagGAATCACTGACTGTTTTACCCGGACGGTCAAAGACGAAGGCGTGCTTGCTCTTTGGAGAGGCAACACCGCCAATGTTCTCAGATACTTCCCCACTCAG GCTTTGAACTTTGCATTCAAAGACTACTTCAAGCGACTGttcaacttcaagaaagacaaagACGGATACTGGAAATGGTTTGCAGGTAACTTGGCTTCTGGTGGTGCAGCTGGTGCATCGTCTCTGCTTTTTGTCTACTCTTTAGATTACGCACGTACCCGTTTAGCCAACGATGCCAAAGCAGCCAAGAAGGGTGGTCAGAGGCAGTTTAATGGCATAGTTGACGTGTACAAGAAGACTATAGCCTCTGATGGTGTTGTGGGACTATACCGCGGTTTCAACATCTCCTGTGTTGGAATCATCGTGTACCGTGGGCTCTACTTTGGACTGTATGATTCCTTGAAGCCTGTGGTTCTTGTTGATGGTCTCGAG GATAACTTCTTGGCGAGTTTCTTGCTGGGATGGGGAATCACCATTGGAGCTGGACTGGCGTCATACCCGATAGACACGGTGCGTAGAAGAATGATGATGACATCAGGTGAAGCAGTGAAGTACACGAGCTCACTTCAGGCCTTTAATCAGATTGTTAAGAAAGAAGGAGCCAAGTCGCTTTTCAAAGGTGCAGGTGCCAACATCCTCCGTGCTGTTGCGGGCGCTGGTGTACTTGCTGGCTATGACAAGCTCCAGCTCCTTGTGTTTGGCAAGAAGTACGGCTCTGGTAGTGGCTAA
- the LOC106416095 gene encoding ADP,ATP carrier protein 3, mitochondrial isoform X2, which produces MALNKIRTKMNEPRHPSVFQKVHGQTSLISTLSPSVQPRNHSVSGAYVNGGLQSLLQPTSHDTSLIPRGSLPVLAQAPTEKTSTGFLIDFLMGGVSAAVSKTAAAPIERVKLLIQNQDEMIRAGRLSEPYKGITDCFTRTVKDEGVLALWRGNTANVLRYFPTQALNFAFKDYFKRLFNFKKDKDGYWKWFAGNLASGGAAGASSLLFVYSLDYARTRLANDAKAAKKGGQRQFNGIVDVYKKTIASDGVVGLYRGFNISCVGIIVYRGLYFGLYDSLKPVVLVDGLEDNFLASFLLGWGITIGAGLASYPIDTVRRRMMMTSGEAVKYTSSLQAFNQIVKKEGAKSLFKGAGANILRAVAGAGVLAGYDKLQLLVFGKKYGSGSG; this is translated from the exons ATGGCTTTAAACAAAATAA GAACAAAAATGAATGAACCAAGGCATCCATCGGTGTTTCAGAAGGTTCATGGACAAACCTCCTTGATTAGTACACTATCTCCAAGTGTGCAACCTCGTAATCACAGCGTCTCTGGAGCTTATGTCAATGGAGGTTTGCAGAGTCTACTGCAGCCAACTAGTCATGACACTTCTCTTATACCACGTGGCTCACTTCCCGTACTTGCTCAAGCTCCTACCGAGAAAACTAGCACTGGCTTCTTGATTGATTTTCTCATGGGAGGAGTCTCAGCTGCCGTTTCAAAGACTGCAGCCGCTCCTATCGAGCGTGTTAAGCTCTTGATTCAGAACCAAGATGAAATGATCAGAGCCGGGCGtctctctgaaccatacaaagGAATCACTGACTGTTTTACCCGGACGGTCAAAGACGAAGGCGTGCTTGCTCTTTGGAGAGGCAACACCGCCAATGTTCTCAGATACTTCCCCACTCAG GCTTTGAACTTTGCATTCAAAGACTACTTCAAGCGACTGttcaacttcaagaaagacaaagACGGATACTGGAAATGGTTTGCAGGTAACTTGGCTTCTGGTGGTGCAGCTGGTGCATCGTCTCTGCTTTTTGTCTACTCTTTAGATTACGCACGTACCCGTTTAGCCAACGATGCCAAAGCAGCCAAGAAGGGTGGTCAGAGGCAGTTTAATGGCATAGTTGACGTGTACAAGAAGACTATAGCCTCTGATGGTGTTGTGGGACTATACCGCGGTTTCAACATCTCCTGTGTTGGAATCATCGTGTACCGTGGGCTCTACTTTGGACTGTATGATTCCTTGAAGCCTGTGGTTCTTGTTGATGGTCTCGAG GATAACTTCTTGGCGAGTTTCTTGCTGGGATGGGGAATCACCATTGGAGCTGGACTGGCGTCATACCCGATAGACACGGTGCGTAGAAGAATGATGATGACATCAGGTGAAGCAGTGAAGTACACGAGCTCACTTCAGGCCTTTAATCAGATTGTTAAGAAAGAAGGAGCCAAGTCGCTTTTCAAAGGTGCAGGTGCCAACATCCTCCGTGCTGTTGCGGGCGCTGGTGTACTTGCTGGCTATGACAAGCTCCAGCTCCTTGTGTTTGGCAAGAAGTACGGCTCTGGTAGTGGCTAA
- the LOC106416095 gene encoding ADP,ATP carrier protein 3, mitochondrial isoform X1 — protein sequence MGPEGHESKECSSICRLEKQTFGTKMNEPRHPSVFQKVHGQTSLISTLSPSVQPRNHSVSGAYVNGGLQSLLQPTSHDTSLIPRGSLPVLAQAPTEKTSTGFLIDFLMGGVSAAVSKTAAAPIERVKLLIQNQDEMIRAGRLSEPYKGITDCFTRTVKDEGVLALWRGNTANVLRYFPTQALNFAFKDYFKRLFNFKKDKDGYWKWFAGNLASGGAAGASSLLFVYSLDYARTRLANDAKAAKKGGQRQFNGIVDVYKKTIASDGVVGLYRGFNISCVGIIVYRGLYFGLYDSLKPVVLVDGLEDNFLASFLLGWGITIGAGLASYPIDTVRRRMMMTSGEAVKYTSSLQAFNQIVKKEGAKSLFKGAGANILRAVAGAGVLAGYDKLQLLVFGKKYGSGSG from the exons ATGGGCCCAGAAGGACACGAGTCAAAGGAATGCAGTAGCATTTGCCGCTTAGAGAAACAAACCTTCG GAACAAAAATGAATGAACCAAGGCATCCATCGGTGTTTCAGAAGGTTCATGGACAAACCTCCTTGATTAGTACACTATCTCCAAGTGTGCAACCTCGTAATCACAGCGTCTCTGGAGCTTATGTCAATGGAGGTTTGCAGAGTCTACTGCAGCCAACTAGTCATGACACTTCTCTTATACCACGTGGCTCACTTCCCGTACTTGCTCAAGCTCCTACCGAGAAAACTAGCACTGGCTTCTTGATTGATTTTCTCATGGGAGGAGTCTCAGCTGCCGTTTCAAAGACTGCAGCCGCTCCTATCGAGCGTGTTAAGCTCTTGATTCAGAACCAAGATGAAATGATCAGAGCCGGGCGtctctctgaaccatacaaagGAATCACTGACTGTTTTACCCGGACGGTCAAAGACGAAGGCGTGCTTGCTCTTTGGAGAGGCAACACCGCCAATGTTCTCAGATACTTCCCCACTCAG GCTTTGAACTTTGCATTCAAAGACTACTTCAAGCGACTGttcaacttcaagaaagacaaagACGGATACTGGAAATGGTTTGCAGGTAACTTGGCTTCTGGTGGTGCAGCTGGTGCATCGTCTCTGCTTTTTGTCTACTCTTTAGATTACGCACGTACCCGTTTAGCCAACGATGCCAAAGCAGCCAAGAAGGGTGGTCAGAGGCAGTTTAATGGCATAGTTGACGTGTACAAGAAGACTATAGCCTCTGATGGTGTTGTGGGACTATACCGCGGTTTCAACATCTCCTGTGTTGGAATCATCGTGTACCGTGGGCTCTACTTTGGACTGTATGATTCCTTGAAGCCTGTGGTTCTTGTTGATGGTCTCGAG GATAACTTCTTGGCGAGTTTCTTGCTGGGATGGGGAATCACCATTGGAGCTGGACTGGCGTCATACCCGATAGACACGGTGCGTAGAAGAATGATGATGACATCAGGTGAAGCAGTGAAGTACACGAGCTCACTTCAGGCCTTTAATCAGATTGTTAAGAAAGAAGGAGCCAAGTCGCTTTTCAAAGGTGCAGGTGCCAACATCCTCCGTGCTGTTGCGGGCGCTGGTGTACTTGCTGGCTATGACAAGCTCCAGCTCCTTGTGTTTGGCAAGAAGTACGGCTCTGGTAGTGGCTAA